From Primulina tabacum isolate GXHZ01 chromosome 2, ASM2559414v2, whole genome shotgun sequence, one genomic window encodes:
- the LOC142537219 gene encoding 11S globulin seed storage protein 1-like: protein MAPKILLPVLAFLLLSSFSFALRGSSWQQNQCQIDRIIPHEPTQRIQSEGGYSEFWDFNKDEFQCAGVSFHRHTIKSRGMMQPAYHNSPILTYVVQGQGYYGVMISGCPETFESSQQSLGGGGGEHRFRDRHQRIGHFKKGDIIAFPAGAPHWCYNNADEDLVVVVLQDNANNANQLDQNPRSFFLAGNPGSSQEKHQRYGEEHGGSRRGQHEFGNVFQGLDVEILAEVFGVDQDTARKLRSEDDSRGPIIRVEKGLQVIKPPFEEEEYGRGQGRDERHNGGENGLEETICTAKLRENIDNPARSDIYNPRAGRYSTVNSLTLPILSFLRLSAARGVLHKNAIMAPHWYVNAHNIVYITRGELRMQIVNHRGQAVFDDRLREGQVVVVPHNFAVVKQAGEEGAEWVSFNTNENAMINTLSGRTSALRGMPVGVIANAYQMSDDEAAKLKLSREETFIFSGSGRSYRGGRAASA from the exons ATGGCTCCAAAAATCTTGCTTCCAGTGCTCGCCTTTCTTCTGCTCTCCAGCTTCAGTTTTGCTCTTCGAGGAAGCAGCTGGCAGCAGAACCAGTGCCAGATCGACAGAATCATTCCCCATGAGCCCACACAGCGCATCCAGTCTGAAGGAGGATACAGCGAGTTCTGGGATTTTAACAAGGATGAATTCCAGTGCGCTGGTGTCTCATTCCACCGCCACACAATCAAGTCCAGAGGCATGATGCAGCCTGCTTATCACAATTCACCTATTCTGACCTATGTTGTCCAAG GCCAGGGGTATTATGGGGTTATGATTTCGGGATGCCCCGAAACTTTTGAGTCCTCGCAGCAATCActaggaggaggaggaggtgagCATAGATTCCGGGACCGCCATCAGAGAATCGGGCATTTCAAGAAGGGAGACATTATCGCATTTCCTGCCGGGGCGCCGCACTGGTGTTACAACAATGCCGATGAAGATCTTGTTGTTGTTGTTTTGCAAGATAATGCCAATAATGCGAACCAGCTTGATCAGAACCCACGA TCGTTTTTCCTGGCGGGGAATCCTGGAAGTTCACAAGAGAAGCACCAGCGGTACGGAGAGGAGCATGGGGGAAGCAGACGCGGCCAACATGAGTTCGGAAACGTTTTCCAGGGTCTAGATGTGGAGATATTGGCAGAAGTATTCGGGGTTGATCAAGACACAGCAAGAAAACTCCGAAGTGAGGATGATTCAAGAGGACCGATCATTAGAGTCGAAAAGGGTCTCCAAGTGATCAAGCCGCCATTCGAGGAAGAAGAATATGGCCGTGGGCAGGGACGAGATGAGCGACATAACGGCGGTGAAAATGGGCTCGAGGAGACTATCTGCACCGCAAAGCTCAGGGAGAATATCGACAATCCCGCACGCTCTGATATATACAACCCACGTGCTGGGAGATACTCCACCGTGAACAGCCTGACCCTCCCCATCCTCAGCTTCCTCCGGCTCAGCGCAGCCCGAGGAGTTCTTCACAAA AATGCAATCATGGCGCCACATTGGTACGTGAACGCGCATAACATCGTGTACATAACCCGTGGAGAGTTAAGAATGCAGATAGTGAACCACCGGGGACAAGCGGTGTTCGACGACCGACTCCGCGAGGggcaggtggtggtggtgcCTCACAACTTCGCGGTGGTGAAACAGGCCGGAGAAGAAGGCGCTGAATGGGTATCATTCAACACGAACGAAAACGCAATGATCAACACACTGAGCGGCCGTACCTCGGCCTTACGAGGGATGCCGGTGGGTGTAATCGCCAACGCGTACCAAATGTCCGACGATGAGGCGGCGAAGCTGAAGCTTTCACGGGAGGAGACGTTCATTTTCAGCGGAAGCGGAAGGTCTTATAGAGGGGGAAGAGCTGCATCCGCATAG
- the LOC142522689 gene encoding structural maintenance of chromosomes protein 1-like, with product MPSLPASGKILRLELENFKSYKGHQVIGPFYDFTAIIGPNGAGKSNLMDAISFVLGVRTGQLRGAQLRDLIYAFDDREKEHRGRKAHVMLVYQLPDGSEIQFTRSITTAGGSEYRIGDRVVNWDDYNAKLRSLGILVKARNFLVFQGDVESIASKNPKELTTLLEQISGSEEYKRQYEELEQQKAEVDEKAVLAHQKKKTISAEKKQKKLQKEEAEKHIKLQEQLKSLKQEHLLWQLLNIQRDIEKANEDLDVEENIRKEIVDELGNYEAEASKKKKEQIGYLKDISQRERRITEKQNKIDKSQPELVRLKEAILRITSKIKSTNKELGKKKEEKRRHTEEVEKLRNDLSDVTKQLEQLKKKSEDAGGKLQLLDSELATYHRFKEEAGMKTAKLKDEKEVLDRQQNADNEARKNLEENIQQLDSRKQELESQEKQMQTRLKKILDAVGKHKDELIRVRKEQREMKDKLVESRRKHEMLKAKISDLDNQLRELKADRHENERDARMSQAVETLKRLFPGVHGRMTDLCRPTQKKYNLAVTVAMGRFMDAVVVEDEHTGKECIKYLKEQRLPPLTFIPLQSVRVKPVMERLRTLGGTAKLVFDVIQFDPVLEKAILFAVGNTLVCDDLHEAKDLSWSGQRFKVVTTDGTLLTKSGTMTGGTSGGMEARSHKWDDKKIEGLKKKKEDLESESEKLGSIREMQLKESEASGKISGLEKKIQYAEIEKKSIEDKLIKMKVEKSNIEDEIGRVKPEFQKLENTISTRASKITSLEKRINDIVDRIYKIFSESVGVKNIREYEENHLKAIDEMAAETLSLHNQQSKLKYQLEYEMKRDVGSRISKLESTISDLKISLKEVEKSQNELKSAMETANSEIENLKEEVREWKLKSEDCEKDIQEWKKKISAATTNISKHNRQIKSKEALIEQLNLQKQEILEKCELERIDIPTVDDPMDTGSSSLGPVFDFSLLNKSLLQKSKPSERDKIENEFTQKITSLVSEIERTAPNLKALDQYEAVLAKERAASKEWEAARDEQNKITAEYNRIKQTRHDLFMKAFDHISGNIDKIYNELTKSNTHSVGGASSTHAVGGTAYLNLENPDEPYLYGIKYSAMPPTKRYRDMSQLSGGEKTVAALALLFSIHSFRPSPFFILDEVDAALDNLNVAKVASFIRSKSCGGARLDVDVELGTGFQSIVISLKDNFYDKAEALVGVYRDSDRGCSRTLTFDLTKYHE from the exons ATGCCATCCCTGCCCGCCTCGGGGAAGATCCTCCGGCTGGAGCTGGAGAACTTCAAGTCCTACAAGGGCCACCAAGTTATCGGCCCGTTCTACGATTTCACTGCCATAATCGGTCCCAACGGAGCCGGGAAATCTAATTTGATGGACGCAATAAGCTTCGTCCTCGGCGTGCGGACTGGACAGCTGCGTGGGGCCCAGTTGAGGGACCTCATTTACGCTTTCGACGACCGCGAGAAGGAGCATAGAGGCAGGAAGGCACACGTCATGCTGGTGTACCAGCTTCCTGACGGGTCGGAAATTCAGTTCACGCGGTCAATTACCACTGCTGGTGGCAGTGAGTATAGGATAGGGGATCGCGTAGTGAATTGGGATGATTATAATGCGAAGTTGAGGTCCCTTGGCATTCTAGTCAAAGCGCggaattttcttgtttttcag GGAGACGTGGAATCTATAGCTTCAAAAAATCCTAAAGAGCTGACAACACTCCTGGAGCAAATTTCTGGTTCTGAAGAATACAAGAGACAATATGAGGAGCTGGAGCAACAAAAAGCCGAAGTTGATGAAAAGGCAGTGCTTGCCCATCAAAAGAAGAAAACTATTTCTGCAGAGAAAAAGCAGAAGAAGCTGCAAAAAGAGGAAGCTGAAAAACATATCAAATTGCAAGAACAACTG AAATCTTTGAAGCAGGAACATCTTCTTTGGCAACTCTTGAACATACAAAGAGATATTGAAAAGGCTAACGAGGACCTTGATGTTGAGGAAAACATCCGCAAAGAAATTGTGGATGAACTTGGTAATTACGAGGCTGAAGCAAGCAAGAAGAAGAAAGAGCAGATTGGATACTTGAAAGATATTTCACAGCGTGAGAGGAGGATCACAGAGAAACAGAATAAAATCGACAAGAGC CAACCTGAGCTTGTAAGATTGAAGGAGGCGATATTGCGTATAACATCAAAaattaaaagtacaaataaaGAACTTGGtaagaaaaaagaagaaaaaaggaGACACACAGAGGAGGTAGAGAAACTTCGGAATGACTTGAGTGACGTGACTAAGCAACTCGAGCAGTTGAAGAAAAAAAGCGAGGATGCTGGTGGAAAGCTTCAGTTACTTGACAGTGAATTGGCGACTTATCACCGTTT TAAAGAGGAGGCTGGGATGAAAACTGCTAAATTAAAAGATGAGAAGGAGGTTTTAGACAGGCAGCAAAATGCTGATAACGAGGCCAGGAAgaatttggaagaaaatattcaGCAGTTGGACAGTCGAAAGCAGGAGCTGGAGTCACAAGAGAAACAAATGCAGACTAGACTCAAAAAAATTCTTGATGCAGTTGGAAAGCACAAGGATGAGCTAATAAGAGTGCGAAAAGAGCAACGTGAAATGAAAGACAAGCTTGTAGAATCCAG gCGCAAGCATGAAATGCTGAAGGCAAAAATAAGCGATTTAGATAATCAACTGCGGGAACTAAAGGCTGATAGACACGAGAATGAGAGAGATGCCAGGATGTCTCAGGCAGTTGAAACTCTAAAACGCCTCTTTCCTGGTGTTCATGGTCGCATGACTGACCTCTGCCGGCCAACACAGAAGAAGTATAACCTTGCTGTAACTGTTGCTATGGGCAGATTTATGGATGCTGTAGTAGTCGAGGACGAACACACTGGGAAGGAATGTATAAAG TATTTGAAAGAACAGAGGCTTCCTCCACTAACATTTATACCTCTTCAATCGGTGCGTGTGAAGCCAGTTATGGAGAGGTTGCGCACCTTAGGAGGAACGGCCAAGTTGGTCTTTGATGTCATACA ATTTGATCCTGTGCTGGAAAAAGCTATTTTGTTTGCTGTTGGAAATACCTTAGTTTGCGATGATCTTCACGAAGCTAAAGATCTGAGCTGGAGTGGGCAGAGGTTCAAAG TTGTGACTACTGACGGGACTTTACTGACCAAATCCGGCACCATGACTGGTGGCACAAGTGGTGGAATGGAGGCACGTTCACACAAATGGGATGACAAAAAAATTGAAG GGCttaagaagaaaaaagaagatctTGAATCTGAATCTGAAAAGCTTGGGTCAATAAGAGAAATGCAGCTCAAGGAGTCTGAAGCATCTGGAAAAATCAGTGGACTTGAGAAAAAGATTCAGTATGCAGAAATCGAGAAG AAAAGCATAGAGGACAAGCTTATCAAAATGAAGGTGGAGAAGAGCAATATAGAAGATGAAATTGGTCGCGTCAAACCTGAATTTCAAAAG TTGGAAAATACTATTAGCACAAGGGCATCAAAGATTACATCATTGGAAAAGAGGATCAATGATATAGTTGACCGAATCTACAAGATATTCAGTGAGTCTGTCGGGGTGAAAAACATTCGTGAATATGAAGAAAATCATCTAAAGGCTATTGATGAGATGGCGGCAGAGACGCTTAGCTTGCATAACCAGCAGTCAAAGCTAAAGTACCA GTTGGAGTATGAAATGAAACGAGATGTGGGTTCACGAATTTCCAAGCTGGAATCAACTATCTCCGACTTGAAAATTTCTTTGAAAGAGGTAGAGAAAAGTCAGAATGAATTGAAATCAGCAATGGAGACTGCAAATTCCGAGATTGAGAATTTAAAGGAAGAAGTACGAG AGTGGAAGTTGAAATCTGAAGATTGTGAAAAGGATATCCAGGAATGGAAGAAAAAGATCTCTGCAGCTACTACAAATATTAGCAAACACAATCGTCAAATTAAGTCCAAG GAGGCTCTGATTGAGCAGTTGAATTTGCAGAAGCAAGAGATATTAGAGAAGTGTGAACTAGAACGTATAGATATTCCAACAGTGGATGACCCTATGGATACCGGATCATCATCACTGGGGCCTGTTTTTGACTTCAGTTTACTGAATAAATCTCTTCTGCAAAAGTCAAAACCATCTGAAAGGGACAAGATTGAAAATGAATTTACACAAAAAATAACTTCTTTGGTGTctgaaattgaaagaacagctccGAATTTGAAGGCACTTGACCAGTATGAAGCTGTGTTGGCAAAGGAAAGAGCTGCATCCAAAGAATGGGAAGCTGCCAGAGATGAGCAGAACAAAATAACTGCTGAATACAACAGAATTAAGCAGACAAG GCACGACTTGTTTATGAAAGCCTTTGATCATATATCTGGTAACATCGACAAAATATACAATGAACTCACGAAGAGCAATACACACTCAGTGGGCGGGGCAAGCAGTACCCATGCAGTGGGTGGAACTGCGTATCTGAACTTGGAGAACCCGGACGAGCCATATTTATACGGCATTAAGTACAGTGCTATGCCTCCAACAAAGCGATATCGTGACATGTCACAGCTATCTGGTGGTGAGAAGACTGTAGCAGCACTTGCACTACTCTTCTCAATCCATAG TTTTAGACCTTCACCATTCTTCATATTAGATGAAGTGGATGCTGCATTAGATAATCTGAATGTCGCCAAAGTTGCTAGCTTTATTCGGTCAAAATCATGTGGAGGAGCAAGGCTCGATGTAGATGTAGAACTTGGTACTGGATTTCAGAGCATCGTGATCTCACTCAAGGATAATTTTTACGATAAAGCCGAAGCTTTGGTTGGTGTTTACAGAGACTCTGATAGAGG ATGCTCGCGGACATTGACGTTTGATTTGACAAAATACCATGAATAG
- the LOC142537135 gene encoding uncharacterized protein LOC142537135 produces MEFNTNHHEESEQESTYMRAGRFYECVFCKRGFDTAQALGGHMNIHRKDRARNKPTTPSKREEDCTGPRFYQQIPTSRNIDHNYSTYFTTGTSTTPLSENPPQKRCSMNDFDRDRRKRTNQSINPGDWPVRLDFSPVITEGLETNHDEELDLELRLGYDS; encoded by the coding sequence ATGGAGTTCAATACTAATCATCACGAAGAATCCGAGCAAGAAAGCACCTACATGCGCGCAGGGCGATTTTACGAGTGTGTGTTTTGCAAGAGAGGGTTCGATACAGCACAGGCTTTGGGTGGACACATGAACATCCACAGAAAAGATAGGGCAAGAAACAAGCCAACAACTCCAAGCAAGCGAGAGGAAGATTGCACAGGCCCTAGATTTTATCAGCAGATACCAACTTCAAGAAATATTGATCATAACTATTCAACATATTTTACTACTGGTACTTCGACAACGCCCTTGTCTGAAAACCCTCCGCAGAAGCGTTGTAGCATGAACGATTTTGATCGTGATAGACGTAAGAGAACAAACCAGTCGATTAATCCTGGCGATTGGCCGGTGAGATTGGACTTCTCCCCGGTGATCACGGAAGGGTTGGAGACGAATCATGACGAGGAATTGGATCTAGAGTTGCGGCTCGGATATGATTCGTGA